In a single window of the Shumkonia mesophila genome:
- a CDS encoding ABC transporter substrate-binding protein: MFRRTTFVGVLCAAMLGALAGAQADDLREIKARGAIRHLGVPYANFVTGAGDGFSVDIVKMFAQHLGVRYAYVETDWDTVIPDLIGRKVKASGGTVELGEVVPVRGDLIANGLTIIPWRQKVVRFSTPDFPTQIWFVVRSDSPIRPIEPSGDLRKDIAAVRTLLRGHSILGKVNTCLDPTLYDIVSTGARSVLFAGSLNDMAGAVIKGETEATLLDVPDALVALKKWPGMIKVVGPLSPAQEMGVGFRPDSPQLHREFEKFLHQIKRNGTYRGIVEKYYPLALSYFPEFFK, translated from the coding sequence ATGTTTCGCAGGACGACCTTCGTCGGAGTGTTGTGCGCGGCCATGCTCGGCGCGTTGGCTGGCGCGCAGGCCGACGACCTGCGGGAGATCAAGGCGCGCGGAGCGATCCGGCACCTGGGCGTTCCCTACGCCAACTTCGTGACCGGAGCGGGAGACGGCTTTTCGGTCGACATCGTGAAGATGTTCGCCCAACACCTGGGCGTCCGCTACGCGTACGTCGAGACCGACTGGGACACGGTCATCCCCGATCTGATCGGCCGCAAGGTCAAGGCGTCGGGCGGCACGGTCGAGCTCGGCGAGGTCGTGCCGGTGCGCGGCGACCTGATCGCCAACGGACTGACGATCATTCCGTGGCGGCAAAAGGTTGTCCGCTTCTCGACCCCGGACTTCCCGACCCAGATCTGGTTTGTCGTGCGATCCGACTCGCCCATCCGGCCCATCGAGCCCAGCGGCGACCTCAGGAAGGATATCGCGGCGGTCCGCACCCTCCTTCGCGGCCACAGCATTCTCGGCAAGGTGAACACCTGTCTCGATCCGACGCTTTACGACATCGTGTCCACGGGCGCGCGCAGTGTCCTTTTCGCGGGCTCGCTCAACGACATGGCGGGAGCGGTGATCAAGGGCGAAACCGAGGCGACGCTGCTCGACGTTCCCGACGCGCTGGTCGCCCTCAAGAAGTGGCCCGGCATGATCAAGGTCGTGGGGCCGTTGTCGCCGGCGCAGGAGATGGGGGTGGGATTCCGTCCGGACTCGCCGCAGCTGCACCGGGAGTTCGAGAAATTTCTGCACCAGATCAAGCGGAACGGGACATACCGCGGGATCGTCGAAAAATACTATCCCCTCGCCCTTTCCTACTTTCCGGAATTTTTCAAGTAG
- a CDS encoding ABC transporter substrate-binding protein, with protein sequence MVWRIGFKRLVGGLAGAAVLAAAAGATAAELPAPLSPPQKVKVAYVPILKFATVYVASKRGLFKKYGLDVEFERVKSGTEAIAFLTQGSIDVGGIAIVTSLWNAWNRGMDIRIIAPGALEPFTNSPTQLLLRKALAAEGKVKGIADLKGKRIATAGGPGSGGEYLAAKALERAKLTIRDVELINLNNADMPAALERGTIDAALAGSPYADQAIKGGYATVLEGDLTPGLMTVAFVGSGKFLKERPQVAERFVLALAEAARLMQGDGYLAPANIEAYMTFTNTTEQAIREGNPVVYDPNLVVSFDGLRDVERVHRENGRLEYTQPIDLKAVADDQFVKKAIAALGQYKK encoded by the coding sequence ATGGTTTGGAGAATCGGTTTTAAGCGGCTGGTGGGAGGATTGGCCGGCGCCGCGGTGCTGGCCGCCGCCGCCGGCGCGACGGCGGCGGAATTGCCCGCCCCCCTCAGCCCGCCGCAAAAAGTCAAGGTCGCCTATGTACCGATCCTGAAGTTCGCTACCGTGTACGTGGCGTCCAAGCGCGGCCTGTTCAAAAAATACGGCCTCGATGTCGAGTTCGAGCGCGTGAAGTCGGGCACCGAGGCGATCGCCTTTCTGACCCAGGGCTCCATCGACGTCGGCGGCATCGCCATCGTCACCTCGCTGTGGAACGCCTGGAACCGCGGGATGGACATCCGCATCATCGCGCCGGGCGCGCTGGAGCCCTTCACCAACAGCCCGACGCAGCTTCTGCTGCGCAAGGCCTTGGCCGCCGAGGGCAAGGTGAAGGGCATCGCCGATCTCAAGGGCAAGCGGATCGCGACGGCCGGCGGGCCGGGCAGCGGTGGCGAATACCTGGCCGCCAAGGCGCTCGAGCGCGCCAAGCTGACCATCCGCGATGTCGAACTGATCAACTTGAACAACGCGGACATGCCGGCCGCCCTGGAACGGGGTACGATCGACGCCGCGTTGGCCGGTTCGCCCTATGCCGATCAGGCCATCAAGGGAGGCTACGCAACCGTCCTTGAAGGCGACCTGACGCCTGGCCTGATGACCGTCGCCTTCGTCGGATCGGGCAAGTTTCTCAAGGAACGGCCGCAGGTCGCCGAGCGGTTCGTGCTGGCGCTGGCCGAGGCGGCGCGCCTGATGCAGGGCGACGGCTATCTCGCCCCCGCCAACATCGAAGCCTACATGACCTTCACCAACACCACCGAGCAGGCGATCCGCGAGGGCAATCCCGTGGTCTACGACCCCAATCTGGTGGTTTCCTTCGACGGCCTGCGCGACGTCGAGCGGGTGCATCGCGAAAACGGCCGCCTGGAGTACACGCAACCCATCGACCTGAAGGCTGTGGCCGATGACCAGTTCGTCAAGAAGGCGATCGCCGCGCTCGGCCAGTATAAGAAATAG
- a CDS encoding response regulator, which yields MTSTVLFVDDDENVLRGLRRMLHPMREAWQMVFVDSAEKALAAMAEQPFDVVVSDLRMPGMDGAELLTIVSKTYRSSVRIILSGYAEEEAILRTAGPAHRYLSKPCGFDCLVEAVSSAVALRRFLDDEGLRQLVSSLHSLPSPPDVFLALLEELRSKNASSTSVAHILSRDVAMTAETLKLTNSAFFGLPTRITDLKDAVRLLGLDTIKALTLMAGIYSSYSGDTATAAIIRRLGNRSLGVGMAARTIAELEHLDQAAIQEAMCAGVLAHVGVLVLVANFPLRFRRAVNQVENGVQPIYEAERQVFGASHTELSAYLLGLWGFVDSVVEAVAHHHEPHRYKGQSKLVGILHCAQALAKTCGAAMARGESEELDDIALRSGLDMDFLMASDLIDRLPDWRNAVDEVLRRGGVE from the coding sequence ATGACATCAACCGTCCTGTTTGTCGATGACGACGAAAACGTCCTCAGGGGGTTGCGGCGCATGCTTCATCCGATGCGCGAGGCCTGGCAGATGGTTTTCGTCGACAGCGCGGAGAAGGCCTTGGCGGCGATGGCCGAGCAGCCGTTCGACGTCGTCGTGTCCGACCTCAGGATGCCGGGAATGGACGGCGCCGAACTGCTGACGATCGTCAGCAAGACCTACCGGTCCAGCGTTCGCATCATCCTGTCGGGCTATGCCGAGGAGGAGGCGATCCTGCGCACCGCCGGGCCGGCCCATCGCTATCTCTCGAAACCGTGCGGCTTCGACTGCCTGGTCGAAGCCGTCTCCAGCGCCGTCGCCTTGCGGCGCTTTCTCGACGACGAGGGGCTCCGTCAGTTGGTGTCGAGCCTGCATTCCCTGCCCAGCCCACCCGACGTCTTTCTGGCCCTGCTCGAGGAACTTCGCTCGAAGAACGCGTCGTCCACTTCCGTCGCCCATATCCTGTCGCGCGACGTCGCCATGACCGCCGAAACCCTGAAGCTTACAAACTCGGCGTTCTTCGGTCTTCCCACCCGCATCACCGATCTCAAGGACGCCGTGCGGCTTCTCGGCCTGGATACCATCAAGGCCCTGACCCTGATGGCCGGCATCTACTCCAGCTATTCGGGAGACACGGCTACGGCGGCCATCATCCGGCGCCTCGGCAACCGAAGCCTGGGCGTCGGCATGGCCGCCCGGACCATCGCCGAACTGGAACACCTGGATCAGGCCGCCATCCAGGAAGCCATGTGCGCCGGGGTGCTTGCCCATGTCGGCGTCCTCGTCCTCGTCGCCAATTTCCCGCTTCGTTTCCGTCGGGCCGTGAACCAGGTGGAAAACGGCGTGCAGCCGATTTACGAGGCGGAACGCCAGGTGTTCGGCGCCAGTCATACGGAACTCAGCGCCTATCTCCTCGGCCTGTGGGGATTCGTCGACTCGGTGGTCGAGGCGGTGGCCCATCACCATGAGCCGCACCGCTACAAGGGCCAGAGCAAGCTTGTGGGGATCCTCCATTGCGCCCAGGCCCTCGCCAAGACCTGCGGCGCGGCGATGGCCAGGGGAGAGTCCGAGGAACTCGACGACATCGCGCTGCGTTCGGGGCTGGACATGGACTTCCTGATGGCCTCCGACCTGATCGACCGTCTTCCCGATTGGCGCAATGCCGTCGACGAGGTCTTGCGCAGAGGGGGTGTCGAATGA
- a CDS encoding HD domain-containing phosphohydrolase, with protein sequence MSNRVLIVDDDANLLAGLRRQFRNGFDLHLAQGGAEALALVASEGPFAVAMVDMRMPGMDGISLLAELQRQTPDTVRMMLTGNVDQQTAIEAINRGQIFRFFTKPCLPDVLADGIEAGLRQYALVTAERDLLEKTLAGSVKMLIDVLSLADPAGFGRASRVRDWCRTLVEELPAIQLWEIEVAAMLAWLGSVAVPPELMAKRDKGEWLTASEQEIIDRIPMTGRDIIANIPRLCRVAEIVYCCDRSFDGAQGFPWDKPVGADIPIEARLLHILFDLAAEAEQTGFMSSAYAVLAARLGRYDPDLLRLVRDRLLPSDAGPIGPFIQELSIAQLEVGHHLKSDLVTEDGRLILKAGNTLNGIQAERIRNLAVMYKFREPIRVVHVYRRLSAPAAPSHP encoded by the coding sequence ATGAGCAATCGCGTGCTGATCGTCGACGACGACGCAAACCTTCTTGCCGGATTGCGCAGGCAGTTCCGCAACGGCTTCGATCTGCATCTGGCGCAGGGGGGCGCCGAGGCCCTGGCGCTGGTCGCCTCCGAAGGGCCGTTCGCGGTCGCCATGGTGGACATGCGGATGCCGGGAATGGATGGCATTTCCCTGCTTGCCGAACTGCAACGCCAGACCCCCGACACGGTGCGCATGATGCTGACCGGAAACGTCGATCAGCAGACCGCCATCGAAGCCATCAACCGGGGCCAGATCTTCCGGTTTTTCACCAAGCCCTGCCTGCCGGACGTGCTGGCCGACGGCATCGAGGCGGGGTTGCGCCAGTACGCCCTGGTGACGGCCGAGCGCGATCTCCTCGAAAAAACATTGGCCGGCAGCGTCAAGATGCTGATCGATGTCCTTTCCCTCGCCGATCCGGCCGGCTTCGGCCGGGCATCGAGGGTCCGGGACTGGTGCCGGACGTTGGTCGAGGAGTTGCCGGCCATCCAGCTTTGGGAAATCGAGGTGGCGGCGATGCTGGCCTGGCTGGGCAGCGTGGCGGTGCCCCCCGAACTGATGGCGAAAAGGGACAAGGGGGAATGGCTGACGGCGTCCGAACAGGAAATCATCGACCGCATACCGATGACGGGACGCGACATCATCGCCAACATTCCCCGGCTGTGCCGGGTGGCGGAGATCGTCTATTGCTGCGACCGGTCGTTCGACGGAGCGCAGGGCTTCCCCTGGGACAAGCCGGTCGGCGCCGACATCCCGATCGAGGCCCGACTGCTGCACATCCTGTTCGACTTGGCCGCCGAGGCGGAACAGACCGGCTTCATGTCGTCGGCCTATGCGGTTCTCGCGGCCCGGCTGGGCCGTTACGATCCCGACCTGCTGCGTCTCGTCCGCGACCGCCTTCTGCCATCCGACGCGGGACCGATCGGGCCGTTCATCCAGGAGCTTTCGATCGCCCAACTGGAGGTCGGCCATCACCTGAAGTCCGATCTGGTGACGGAGGACGGGCGGCTCATCCTCAAGGCGGGCAACACGCTGAACGGCATTCAGGCCGAGCGCATCCGCAATCTGGCGGTGATGTACAAATTCCGGGAACCCATCCGGGTGGTCCACGTTTACCGCCGCTTATCGGCGCCGGCGGCGCCATCGCATCCATAA
- a CDS encoding sensor histidine kinase has translation MRGRNTSADKYLLAVLGVILFLFVIVLLVLHHKTQNDLRAAHKTEFVEEVKRRADGLGFFFTDRRNDLDDLAVSPSLEAYFLNKDLGVSLQYGLRANLEEVAGTMRRLVNTRRFGSRADAVYERMVMVDAAGTALIDVTSMGGNTSGIHELQGANLSRFLAKDETDAVVRFDGCPSAPVVVVLRPLFHKGRFVGQVLAWLRWESIQEHQLSVRRRQAAVAIADNEGCAFYDAPREELRSSLAWRIAGTVDGGAVTTEGASGDRTVAVAVPVATTPFRFVASILEATLLTGNTSVWLVGGLYGLTFLLLVSGAVIWRNGLRRDRLESELRDAQKLEAVGQLAGGIAHEINTPSQYISNNLTFLADAHATLFALVRGCLALIDDLKDREEFADRMREIDNLRRGADLDFLAEEIPSATEQSIFGIKQISRIVLAMKEFSHPGVQGKAPTDLNRAIENTITISRNEWKHVAKVETAFDPALPAVICLPGEITQVLLNLLVNAAHAVRAAGHDANDGRIRIATALEGETAVIRVEDNGTGIPEAIRGKVFNPFFTTKEVGKGTGQGLTIARDIVVNKHGGAIRFETRTGKGTTFVVHLPVRGVAKGNANAKGKAPIGGAPTRESI, from the coding sequence ATGCGCGGCCGTAATACGTCGGCCGACAAATATTTGTTGGCGGTTCTGGGCGTCATTCTTTTCCTGTTCGTCATTGTTCTTCTCGTTCTTCACCACAAGACCCAGAATGACCTGCGTGCGGCCCACAAGACGGAATTCGTCGAGGAAGTGAAGCGCCGGGCCGATGGGCTCGGCTTCTTTTTCACCGACCGTCGCAACGATCTCGACGATCTTGCCGTTTCCCCCTCGCTCGAAGCGTACTTCCTCAACAAGGATCTGGGGGTGTCCCTGCAGTACGGTCTTCGCGCCAATCTGGAGGAGGTCGCCGGGACCATGCGGCGGCTGGTCAACACCCGCCGGTTCGGCAGCAGGGCCGACGCCGTCTACGAACGGATGGTCATGGTCGACGCCGCCGGCACCGCGCTTATCGACGTGACATCGATGGGGGGAAACACTTCCGGTATCCACGAGCTTCAGGGCGCGAATCTGTCGCGATTCCTGGCAAAGGACGAGACCGACGCCGTGGTGCGGTTCGACGGGTGCCCATCCGCTCCGGTCGTCGTGGTGCTCCGGCCGCTCTTCCACAAGGGCCGCTTCGTCGGCCAGGTGTTGGCTTGGCTGCGGTGGGAGTCGATCCAGGAACATCAGCTTTCCGTCCGGCGCAGGCAGGCTGCCGTCGCCATCGCCGACAACGAAGGATGCGCGTTTTATGATGCGCCGAGGGAGGAACTGCGCTCTTCCCTGGCGTGGCGTATCGCCGGAACGGTAGATGGCGGCGCCGTGACGACCGAAGGCGCGTCCGGAGACAGGACGGTTGCCGTGGCCGTTCCGGTGGCGACGACGCCCTTCAGGTTCGTCGCCTCCATTCTCGAGGCCACTCTTTTGACCGGCAACACCAGCGTTTGGCTGGTCGGCGGGCTCTATGGGCTGACGTTTCTTCTTCTCGTCAGCGGCGCCGTGATCTGGCGCAACGGCCTGCGCCGCGACCGCCTCGAAAGCGAGCTGCGCGACGCGCAGAAACTGGAGGCGGTGGGACAACTGGCCGGCGGCATCGCCCACGAAATCAACACGCCGTCCCAATATATCAGCAACAATTTGACCTTTCTGGCCGACGCCCACGCAACGCTGTTTGCCTTGGTGCGGGGGTGCCTGGCGCTGATCGACGATCTCAAGGATCGCGAGGAGTTTGCCGACCGCATGCGCGAGATCGACAATCTGCGCCGGGGCGCCGATCTCGACTTCCTGGCCGAAGAAATTCCCTCGGCGACCGAGCAGTCGATTTTCGGCATCAAGCAGATTTCGCGCATCGTCCTTGCCATGAAGGAGTTCTCGCATCCCGGAGTCCAAGGGAAGGCGCCGACCGACCTGAACCGGGCGATCGAGAACACCATCACCATTTCGCGCAACGAGTGGAAGCACGTCGCCAAGGTGGAGACGGCCTTCGACCCCGCGTTGCCGGCGGTGATCTGCCTGCCGGGCGAAATCACACAGGTTCTGCTGAACCTGCTGGTCAACGCCGCCCATGCCGTCCGCGCGGCGGGCCACGATGCCAACGACGGGCGCATCCGCATCGCCACCGCCCTCGAAGGGGAAACCGCGGTGATCCGGGTGGAGGACAACGGCACGGGCATTCCCGAGGCCATCCGCGGCAAGGTCTTCAACCCCTTCTTCACCACCAAGGAGGTCGGCAAGGGAACCGGCCAGGGCCTGACGATCGCCCGCGACATCGTTGTCAACAAGCACGGCGGCGCCATCCGCTTCGAGACGCGGACCGGCAAGGGGACAACCTTCGTCGTCCATCTTCCCGTCCGTGGCGTCGCCAAGGGCAACGCCAACGCCAAAGGGAAAGCGCCGATAGGCGGCGCGCCGACACGTGAGTCGATCTGA
- the efp gene encoding elongation factor P gives MVKVIASNIRKGQIVEIDSQLYTVLSAESFFPGKGTPTTQIDMRRISDGVKTTQRYRTTEQVERAHVEETEHSYLFKDGDHYVFMNPETYEQVTVSGDIIGEQAVYLQEGMPCNISVHEGVAVSIELPQKVTLEVMETEPTVKGQTASSSYKPAMLSNGVRTLVPSHIVPGTRIVVMTADGAYVERAKD, from the coding sequence ATGGTCAAGGTTATCGCCAGCAACATCCGCAAGGGCCAGATCGTCGAGATCGACAGCCAGCTTTATACCGTGCTTTCCGCGGAAAGCTTTTTCCCGGGCAAGGGGACGCCGACGACGCAGATCGACATGCGCCGGATCTCCGACGGCGTCAAAACCACGCAACGCTACCGTACCACCGAGCAGGTCGAGCGCGCCCACGTCGAGGAGACGGAGCACAGCTATCTGTTCAAGGACGGCGACCATTACGTGTTCATGAACCCCGAGACCTACGAGCAGGTCACCGTTTCCGGTGACATCATCGGCGAACAGGCGGTCTATCTCCAGGAAGGCATGCCGTGCAACATCTCGGTGCACGAGGGCGTCGCCGTTTCCATCGAACTGCCGCAGAAGGTGACGCTGGAAGTGATGGAGACCGAGCCGACGGTGAAGGGCCAGACGGCTTCTTCTTCTTACAAGCCGGCCATGCTTTCCAATGGCGTCAGGACCCTGGTTCCCAGCCATATCGTTCCCGGTACCCGCATTGTGGTGATGACCGCCGACGGCGCCTACGTCGAGCGGGCCAAGGATTAG
- a CDS encoding winged helix-turn-helix transcriptional regulator — protein sequence MLRHHDPGSYGQFCPIAMAAEILCSRWTVLVVRELLSGSSRFNDLRRGVPLMSPTLLSKRLKELEDAGVIVSVPTTQRGVVEYRLTEAGEGLRPVVMSLGHWGLRWVESSLSLKNLDPSLLMWDMRRNLDPTPLPARRCTINFLYPEVRSGKRSWWLVVDGDTVDLCSSNPGFEIDLYVRSSLRSMTAVWMGLSTVQKEVDAGQIEMIGDRTLAQSMQRWLGLSVFAKETRAPAS from the coding sequence ATGCTCCGGCACCATGACCCGGGAAGCTACGGCCAGTTCTGCCCGATCGCGATGGCGGCGGAAATCCTCTGTTCGCGCTGGACGGTGCTGGTGGTCCGCGAACTGCTCAGCGGCTCCAGCCGGTTCAACGATCTTCGCCGCGGGGTGCCGCTGATGTCCCCCACGCTGCTGTCCAAACGGCTCAAGGAGCTGGAGGATGCCGGCGTAATCGTATCCGTGCCGACGACGCAGCGCGGCGTTGTCGAATACCGGCTGACCGAGGCGGGCGAGGGGCTGCGCCCGGTCGTGATGTCGCTCGGCCACTGGGGGCTGCGCTGGGTCGAATCGTCGCTTTCGCTCAAGAATCTCGACCCGTCGCTGCTCATGTGGGACATGCGGCGCAATCTCGACCCGACGCCCCTGCCGGCGCGGCGATGCACGATCAATTTCCTCTATCCCGAGGTCAGGTCCGGCAAGCGATCGTGGTGGCTTGTCGTCGACGGCGACACGGTCGATCTCTGTTCGAGCAATCCCGGCTTCGAGATCGATCTTTACGTGCGCAGTTCGCTCAGGAGCATGACAGCCGTGTGGATGGGCCTCTCGACCGTGCAGAAAGAGGTCGACGCCGGCCAGATCGAGATGATCGGCGACAGGACGCTCGCGCAATCCATGCAGCGGTGGTTGGGTCTCAGCGTCTTCGCCAAGGAGACGCGGGCACCCGCTTCGTAA
- a CDS encoding ABC transporter ATP-binding protein, with the protein MILSGAQASPSRETATAAKIISRNVTKIYPTVRGPMTALTDFNLDVADGEFVSVVGPSGCGKSTYLRILAGLDTLSAGSVLIRPGADPKKPLNSVVFQEYAVFPWKTVVDNVAFGLEMRGIGQAERHEVALYWLERVGLRKFAGYYPHQISGGMKQRVSIVRALANDPEVLLMDEPLGALDAQTRIVLQDELLRIWEDTRKTVVYITHSLDEAILLSDRVILMTAHPGRHLATFEIDIPRPRTVETMNTARFAELRGAVWDLLGKEVARAMELQA; encoded by the coding sequence ATGATATTGTCCGGCGCGCAGGCGTCGCCGTCGCGGGAGACGGCGACGGCGGCGAAAATCATTTCCCGGAACGTCACCAAGATCTATCCGACCGTCCGCGGGCCGATGACCGCGTTGACGGATTTCAACCTCGACGTGGCGGACGGCGAGTTCGTCAGTGTGGTCGGACCGTCGGGCTGCGGCAAGTCCACCTACCTGCGGATTCTGGCCGGCCTCGACACACTCAGCGCCGGCAGCGTCCTGATCCGGCCGGGGGCCGATCCCAAGAAGCCGCTCAACAGCGTCGTCTTCCAGGAATATGCCGTCTTTCCGTGGAAGACCGTCGTCGACAACGTCGCCTTCGGCCTCGAAATGCGGGGCATCGGCCAGGCCGAGCGGCACGAGGTCGCCCTCTACTGGCTGGAGCGGGTCGGCCTTCGCAAGTTCGCCGGGTACTATCCGCACCAGATTTCCGGTGGCATGAAGCAGCGCGTCAGCATCGTGCGCGCGCTGGCCAACGATCCCGAGGTGCTGTTGATGGACGAGCCGCTGGGAGCGCTCGACGCCCAGACGCGGATCGTGCTGCAGGACGAACTCCTGCGCATCTGGGAGGATACACGCAAGACGGTCGTCTACATCACCCACAGCCTCGACGAGGCGATCCTGCTGAGCGACCGGGTGATCCTGATGACCGCCCATCCGGGCCGCCATCTGGCCACCTTCGAGATCGACATCCCCCGGCCGCGCACGGTGGAAACCATGAACACGGCCCGCTTCGCCGAATTGCGCGGCGCCGTCTGGGATCTGTTGGGCAAGGAGGTCGCCCGCGCCATGGAGTTGCAGGCATGA
- a CDS encoding DNA-binding response regulator encodes MTAMPRVMFVDDDTHLLSSLVRAFHAKRGVWDMAFVESAEAALKAAAERPFAVVVTDMSMPGMNGLELVRSLNQRSPATRCVVLTGTADLQLAADVINTTRVFRFYTKPCPVGRLMSGIEETLAAARLAETTETESGSRRASDVGLLALDHIATAVIVVDGSGHVLHMNQAGSALVAEKDGLTVDANLVCRGATPDETQALLETIRHQAARERADDAVTAVSLSRPSMRHPLLVIATPLGPEPDAEGQASVALFVADPDRPPALDAEVIGRLYGLTGAESRLACVLASGRDLGDAAEALHITQESARTYLKRIFAKTNTRRQADLVRLILASPALIPQTEPRAPGAAG; translated from the coding sequence ATGACGGCGATGCCGCGGGTGATGTTCGTCGACGACGACACCCATCTGCTGTCGTCGCTCGTCCGCGCCTTCCACGCGAAGCGCGGCGTCTGGGACATGGCGTTCGTCGAGTCGGCGGAGGCGGCGCTGAAGGCGGCCGCCGAGCGTCCGTTTGCCGTCGTCGTCACCGACATGAGCATGCCGGGGATGAACGGTCTTGAACTGGTTCGCTCCCTCAACCAGCGATCGCCCGCCACCCGCTGCGTGGTCCTGACCGGAACCGCCGACCTTCAACTGGCCGCCGACGTCATCAATACGACCCGCGTCTTCCGTTTCTATACCAAGCCGTGCCCGGTCGGCCGGCTGATGAGCGGCATCGAGGAAACCCTGGCGGCGGCACGATTGGCCGAAACCACCGAAACGGAAAGCGGGAGCCGCCGGGCCTCCGACGTCGGACTTCTCGCGCTGGACCATATCGCGACGGCGGTCATCGTCGTCGACGGCAGCGGGCACGTGCTGCACATGAACCAGGCCGGCAGCGCGCTGGTGGCGGAAAAGGACGGTTTGACCGTCGATGCCAATCTGGTGTGCCGGGGCGCCACGCCGGATGAAACGCAGGCCCTGCTCGAAACCATCCGCCATCAGGCGGCGCGCGAGCGCGCGGACGACGCGGTCACGGCGGTTTCTCTGTCGCGGCCGTCGATGCGCCATCCCCTGCTGGTGATCGCGACGCCGCTGGGCCCGGAGCCGGACGCCGAAGGGCAGGCCTCGGTGGCCCTGTTCGTCGCCGACCCCGACCGGCCGCCGGCCCTGGACGCCGAAGTCATCGGCCGGCTGTACGGGCTGACCGGCGCCGAAAGCCGCCTGGCCTGCGTGCTGGCCAGCGGCAGGGACCTCGGTGATGCCGCCGAGGCCCTGCACATCACCCAGGAGTCGGCCCGGACCTACCTGAAACGGATTTTCGCCAAGACCAACACCCGGCGCCAGGCCGACCTCGTCCGCCTGATCCTGGCCTCGCCGGCCCTCATCCCCCAAACCGAACCCCGCGCACCGGGGGCGGCGGGATAG
- a CDS encoding acyl-CoA dehydrogenase family protein: MSAPSAMKIIAPPAPNAADIARELGPVLAARANAEADEDKYVAENVALLKDSGLVEAGVPCELGGAGAEIDGLAAMLRTLAYHCGSTALVFSMHTHQVAVPAWRWRHQKAAAVEPLLKRIAAERILLLSSGGSDWIAGSGKAEKVEGGYRINARKVFTSGAPTGDILMTGAILEADEGPTVVHFGVPMNSPHVKILDTWRTLGMRGTGSHDVLIEGHVVPEAAVAARRKAGQWHPLFQIISTMAFPLIYAVYLGVAESARDIAIGLAKKKTPGRHSVDLAGRMETDLTAARLAHESMLAAVRLNAPSADTVNQVMIGRQLVARHAISAVEYAMELAGGAGFYRSAGLERRFRDVQAARYHPLQSGPQAEYAGAMALGLPVDRIF, from the coding sequence ATGAGTGCCCCATCAGCCATGAAAATCATCGCTCCCCCCGCGCCGAATGCGGCCGATATCGCGCGCGAACTGGGTCCCGTTTTGGCCGCTCGTGCCAATGCGGAGGCAGACGAAGACAAGTATGTGGCGGAAAACGTCGCCCTTCTGAAAGACTCCGGTCTCGTCGAGGCCGGGGTGCCGTGTGAACTGGGGGGCGCCGGCGCCGAGATTGACGGGCTTGCCGCCATGCTGCGCACCCTGGCCTATCATTGCGGTTCGACCGCCCTCGTCTTCTCGATGCACACCCATCAGGTCGCCGTCCCGGCTTGGCGCTGGCGGCACCAGAAGGCTGCCGCCGTCGAGCCGCTTTTGAAGCGGATCGCTGCCGAGCGCATTCTGCTGCTGTCGAGCGGCGGATCGGACTGGATCGCGGGTTCCGGCAAGGCCGAGAAGGTGGAGGGCGGCTATCGCATCAACGCGCGGAAGGTCTTCACGTCGGGGGCGCCCACCGGCGACATCCTGATGACCGGGGCGATCCTGGAGGCCGATGAGGGGCCAACGGTCGTGCATTTCGGCGTCCCCATGAACTCGCCGCACGTCAAGATCCTCGACACCTGGCGCACGCTCGGCATGCGCGGCACCGGCTCGCACGACGTGCTGATCGAAGGCCACGTCGTGCCCGAGGCGGCCGTTGCCGCGCGGCGCAAGGCCGGCCAATGGCATCCGCTTTTCCAGATCATCTCCACGATGGCTTTCCCGCTGATCTATGCCGTCTATCTCGGCGTGGCCGAAAGCGCGCGGGACATTGCGATCGGTCTGGCAAAGAAAAAGACGCCCGGACGCCATTCCGTGGATCTGGCGGGGCGTATGGAGACCGATCTGACGGCGGCCCGGCTGGCCCATGAGTCGATGCTGGCGGCCGTTCGCCTCAACGCGCCTTCGGCCGACACCGTCAATCAGGTAATGATCGGCCGCCAACTCGTGGCCAGGCACGCCATCTCGGCCGTCGAGTACGCCATGGAGCTGGCGGGAGGCGCGGGATTTTACCGCTCCGCCGGTCTCGAGCGGCGGTTCCGCGACGTCCAGGCCGCCCGCTATCATCCGCTGCAATCGGGTCCGCAGGCCGAGTACGCCGGGGCCATGGCGCTGGGATTGCCGGTGGATCGGATCTTCTGA